The genomic window GAGCATGGTTGAAGGATGCATCTGACAATCTTGTAACAACGACTGTATCGGGTGGTCAATGGACAATCAATCTTCAGAGCTATTTGGCTGAAGGAGATAAAGTTGATATCTACTTGAAAGATATTCTTGATGGTCAATCAATTTTAACGAATAACACGAATTTAAAAGAAGTTGCTGCGGAAGAAGGAATTACTGATTTAACAACAATTCCAGATATCAAAGCATATTTTGGAGATAAATTTTATGCTTTACCAGCAACCTATACACAAGAGCCTGATGGTGTTTATGGAAACATCAGTGAAGAAGTAGATGGCTATGCGAGTTATTCCGGTTACCATGATGCAATTAGGGAGTTGAATGACGAGCGGTTTGATTCAGCTTTGCGTTTGACTGTCAAGGATGTTATTCCAGACAATCCCAAATTGACGAAATCTGTCATATCTAGCGGTGGAGCAACTACTTCTGTTGGGGATACATTGACTTACACTTTGAAAGTCAAAAATGATAAGACTAATTCAATGGATTGGGCTGACGTTGTATTAGAAGACACACTTGCTGAAGGGCTAGTTTTCAGTCCTGAAAACCACGGAATCACAATCAAGAAAATCGATGCTCTTGGCACTGAGACAGAGATTACTCTTGCAGCTGATGCATTTGAGTACAATGAAACGACACGTTTATTGTCCATCAATGTTGGAGACATTTCTACGCTTGCTGAATTCATTGTAACATTTGAAGTGAAAGTGAATAATAGCAAAGTCGGCGGAAATATTTCTAATAAGGTTGATGCAAAGGGATATTCACCACAAGAAGTACCATTTGTAGCAGGCCCGATTAATCCAGATGCTGATCATGCACGGATTACTATCGAATCGAACGAAGTAGGACTACCAGGTGGAGAAGTATATGGTGTTCTAGAGCTGATTTCAGCACCAAGTGTTATTGACTTCAAGAAGCACACCGTCGCAACGAATGATACACGGGTGGAAGAGCCGGAGTTAGATATGCCTCTGACCGTTTCTGACAATCGTGGCAATCTGACGAGTTGGACATTGACAGCGACCCTCACGAAGGAAATGGCCAATACGGGTGATACGACGAAAATCCTACGTGAAGCAATCAAATTCAATGATGGTACATCAGAAGAAGCGTTGGATGGTGAGGCAACGCTCATCAAGACCCACACGCATTCGGATGTCGGAGAATATGTTGTCAGTAATGAGTGGCGTTCCGGAGGAACGGGACTTAAGCTGGAAGTACCAGCTGGGTCTGTAAAAAAACTTGGACAATATCAGGCAGAAATCACTTGGCATTTAGGTGATACGCCTTAAACCTGGGGAGGAGAAACATGAAAAATAACATCGTTCATCTGATTCGACTCTCCATGCTCCTGTTGCTGACTGTCGCAGGAACAGCTGGTGTTCCAACTAGCTTTGCGGCAGAGAACGGTGGAGCAGTCCAAACCAATGGAGTCATTCAGTTTTATGAAGAAACAAGTAGTAGTTCGACGACACCGAGCAGTTCAACAAGCAGCTCTACGGTGGCGAGTACCTCTTCGTCAACACCCATTACGGTACCTTCCTCTTCAGAAGCACCCGTCACAAAGCCTACTGGGAAATATCCCTCTACAGGGGAATTGGTGAAGACAAGCTTGGCAGTGAGTGGTTCTGCACTGGTTGTCCTAGTGGTTCTGTTCTTCTTCTGGAAGCGTAAGAAGGATGCGAAGGAGGAGGGGAACGGATGAAATTGAGCATATTTTCAGTGAGTCTGCTTGCTCTCCTGTCTTTCGGAGTGATCCATTCCGGAACGACCGCTTATGCAGACCCTAATGTGACAAACAATGGTGTCGTAGAATTTGAAGGTGGCTACGGCAAGGATGTACAGGACCCGGAAAAACCGGGAAATGTCGTTGATCCTGGCCCAAGTCCCAGTACCGATGGTCCGTTGCGGATTGAATTTGTTCCTCAACTAGGCTTTGGTCAAAACAAGATCACGAAGGGCGACCGACTCTATGAAGCGAATGCTCAACTGTTCTTTGGCGATACAGGTCCTAGAGGAAACTTTATTCAGGTTTCCGATTATCGGGGAACCCGCGGTGGTTGGACCCTTCAGGTCCGTCAAACGGCACAGTTTGAAAACCCGAACACATTGAACAACCAGTTAAAGGGTGCAGTGATTTCCTTTGATAAATCCTGGGTCAATTCGACATGGGATCTATCAAAAGCCCCAAGTGTGTCTAAGGATATTATTCAACTCGATAATATCGGAGACACCTATACCTTGGCAGAAGCGGCCCAAGGTAAGGGAGAAGGAACGTGGTTGATCGAGTTTGGTGCCTCAGAAGAGAACACCAACGGTCAAGCCAATACCTTAAGTCCAAGTCTGACACCTAGCGGTGAACAGATTGTCGACCCGGCATTTGAAAATAAGCCTGTTTACAAGAACAGCGCTGTTACGTTGTCTATACCGGAGGCAACAAAAATCGACCCGGTACCTTACACCACGGTGTTAACTTGGATTCTATCCGAGTTGCCATAAATGCAACAAACAAACTACACACACATATCTTAGGAGGAAAACACACATGAAAAACACACACAAATTATGCGGCGCTGCCCTATTAGCAGTAATTGGATTCGCAGTAGCAGCACCAAGCGCAACACAAGCAGATACTTCAGTAAAAGGTGACGGTATCGTGGAATTCGAGAAAGGTACAACAAAACCAGTTACACCACCGGATACTGATGGACCAGTATTGCCTTACCCACCGGCAAACCCAGATCCATCGGATCTGAAAATCGTTGCAGTAACACCTTTGGACTTCGAAAAACATGCGATTCTAGCGGACGGAAGCAGCCAGGATTACGATGTTAAGGCATTCAATGATGCAAACTTTGGCGACATGGAAAACTTTGTAGAATTCATTGATAACCGTGTTGACGGCACAGACAACACATACAAAATCGAAGCCGAAATGACACAACAGTTCACACAAGGAAGCAGCGTATTAACTGGTTCTACACTCACGTATAAAAACGTTCGTGTAGCAACAAATGGTACGGATGGTGAGAATGCATTGGCTCCATTAGGTGTAGAAGCTACTCCAGACGCTCTTGAGCTTAACCAAAAAGTGCTATTCCTGAACCATACAGATGCAACTTCAGGCAGAGGATTCGGACAATACAAACTAGCTTTTGGTAAACGTGATATTGCTGCGGATGCAGAAGGTTCAGCACAAAAATCAGTTACTTTAACTGTACCAGGAACTGTAGCTAAAAAAGTAGGCGTATACAAAGCTGAAATCACTTGGTCAATCACTGCTGCGCCATAGATCGCAGAGTAAACAGAAATGATAGTAAAGTAATGAGTTCCCCCCGATTTTATCGGGGGCTCATTTCTGATTGAAGGAAGGGAAATTATTTTGAACAAAAAATGGTCAGTTTTTATTTGTTTTTTATACATATTTTCAGTACTAGGCATTACAATGACCGCTCATGGAGAAGAGAAATCAGAAGTTCTTAGCGGTGGTGGCTTCAGCTTTGAAGTGGTTCAGCCAGAGAATCAACGAGATAAAAATAAGGGCTACTTTGATTTACGGATGACTCCAGGGCAACAACAAACTGTCCAAATCAAATTGGTCAATCCGACAAACATAGAAACAACAGTGAGTGTCAAATTGAATGGGGCGAAAACCAACAAAAATGGGGTGATCGAATATGGACCAAGTACCATTGAAAATGATGCTTCGTTGATCTCCCCATTTGAAAATTTGGTCAAGGGACCGGATGAGGTCAAGATTCCGGCCAATAGCGAGACAACTCTGGATTTGGAAATCACTATGCCGACAGAAGCGTATGATGGGGTGATCACTGGTGGGATCGAGCTGCAGAACTTAAGTTCTGATGCGGAAGAAAATCAAACTGGAGCAGTTATCAATAAATATGCCTATTTGATTGGTATGGTTTTATCAGAAACCGATACAGAAGTGAAACCGGATATGGCATTAAACAAGGTCTATCCAGAGCTAAGCAATTACCGCAACTCGATTTTTGTCAACTTTTCCAATACACAGGCGGCCATTGTTGATGATATGACAATTGATGCGCAGATCAGTAAAAAGGGCTCAGATGAAGTTCTTTATGACACAAAGTCTGCTTCGATGCGTATGGCACCTAACTCAATGATTGATTTTCCAATTTCGATGCAAGGTGAGCGTATGATTGCCGGTGATTATACAGCCAAAATCGTGGTAACGACTGAAGCGGATCGATGGGAATGGACTGAGGAGTTTAAAATCACCGACGAGGATGCCGATAAGTTCAATGGAGAAGACCTAAATCTGCTGCAAGAACAAGGGGTTGATTGGAAGCTGATCGCTATGATCGTGGGCGGAGTCTTTCTTTTAGTCGTTATCGTATTTGTGCTGATTCGTCGATTTAGCAGTAACGGTAAGAAAAAGAAAAAGGGGAACAAAAAACAGTCAAAGAAGAAATCAGGGAAAAATTGAGAGATGAATGTGGAGGATAGATAGATGAGTGTATTGGATTGGCTATTTATAGGGTTACTGTCAAGTGCTATCCTCTTTCTGTTGTTTATGGTATTAACTGTGATAGGTACGTTTTTGACTGGGCGCAGTCTAAAGCAGTTGAAGAAAAAGAGAGTCAGGAATAAAAAAAAGCGGAAGAAGTTGAAACGTACGATCCGACAGTTGCAGGATAAACGAAAACGGCAATGGGGTAACGTCTTTCTCTTACTGATTCTTACACTCGGTCTTGGCGGTGGGGCATTTTATGCCCGCTACTATCAGGGTACGACGTTAAATGAGAGAGATTCCGATGGCATCGTTCAAGGGTACTATTTAGTAGAGGAAATCTCTGGTCAGCTGGAGAGTATTGACAGTGCAGAAAGCGCAACGAAGGTCATCAGTAACATCAAGGAACTGTCTGGTCGTTTGGCCAGTTATGGGTCGCGAAGAGCCAGTGCCCGATTGACGCTGGAGAACCAGCGCTTGTTAAACAAGCAATACACCTATATGAAAGAGTTGGGCATCAATATCAATGGCCAAGCAGAGTCCTTTTTAGACGATGAAGAGAAGCTGACAAGTTTCAAAGAGGATTTGAAACGAACGCAAGACCATCAACAGAAGGTCCTAAAGCAGTTTAAGATTGATGAAAATTCATTGAAGAAAAATGGATAGAAACTAGGGATCACCTATGGGCGAAAAGAAGAAACAGACACGGAAAAAATCAGAAACTTTAGAAGCGATAGGGCATCCAAATGTCGCATCAAAAAAGGCAATACGAAAAAGGCAAAAGAAGCGAACGGTTCATCGAAAAACAAATACGAAGCGAAAAACTATAGCCAAAAATAATGTGAATCAGCTAACGAAAGCTGTAAAACAGAAACGAAAACGACGACCTAAGCAAAAAAAGCAGGTCAAAAAAATTCTGTTTCAATTAGGAATCAGTTTACTTCTGACCGCTGGTCTGGTGTATCTGATTTCCCTATTTACTTTTACTATCCAGCAAATGGAAGGGTACATGATGGCGCCAACAGTCGCTGATGGAGAGATCCTATTTGTCAATAAGCGCCGAGCAATTCGTCGCTTTGATCTGGTGCTTATCAAGGATGAAGGAGACAGCTCTCTTTCGGTGCGACGTGTGATTGGCTTACCTACAGAGCGGCTTTTCTACAAAAATGACGAGCTATTTGTCAATGATATCTATCAGGTGGAGCGCTTCTTAGAGAAGAAACTATATGAGAGCCATCAAATGGGGATGATCCTTACACCAGATTTCACCTTGTCTCAAGTGATCGGAGAAACGGTGATTCCGAAGGAAGAATACTTTGTGATGGGGGATAATAGGACGTATGCACAGGACAGTCGGGACTATGGGACGGTGAAGAAAACACAAATCATTGGTGTGATTAAAATGAGGCTGTTTCCTTTTCATAAACTGAGCGGACTTTAGGTTCTTACTTATAAGGAGTAACGGAATGGAACAAAAAAATAATAGAAGAAAACGAAAAAAGGGTGCTGGAAACAGACCCTACAGAAAAAAGAGAAGCACGCAGAAACAGGCATCCAAAGAACCGCAGTCATGGCTGATCAATGGTCTACTGGTGATGTTTCTTGCTGGGATTCTCTTTTTTTTATTTGCGTTTCAAAAGCATACAGTTGATGGTGTTTCGATGGCCCCGACTTTGAAAGATGGAGATCGGATCATCATTCAGAGGACACAAGAGCTGCAACGCTATAATCTGATTACCTTTGAACCGAAGGATCAACCAGGAAAATCGTTTGTCAAGCGAGTCATCGGGTTGCCTGGAGATGCCATACGAGTAGGGGAGAACACGCTCTATCTGAACGGAGATCAGTCCTTCTCCCCAGATACGGATGATTTACCGGATGGAACGCTCAAAGTATCTATTGCTTACGAGGTTCAGTATGCATTGACTGGATTGACAGAAATTCCGGAAGATCACTATTTTGTCTTAGGAGATAATCGGATTCAATCAAATGACAGTCGGAGTTTTGGGCTGATTTCGAAGAAGCAAATCGAAGGAATCGTTGTTTTTCGTTACTTTCCGTTTGCTTCGATTGGATTGCTTCGTTAAATGAATACCCAATTACTTGTGAAGAGACATTGAAAGGGAAAGGAAGACATATGGATAAAAAAGGAAACACATTTATAAATGAAAAGGGACGATGGCTGTTTTTGGGGTTTGCCTTGCCAGTTGTCATTTTGATTCTTGCCTATGGTCTGATTGGGATTTATCCAGGCAGTGAAAAAAGCATCATGGCTAGTGATTCCTTCAGTCAGCTGAGCAATTTCTTTGCCAGCTATAATACCATGTTAAAGGGAGAGGAGAGTATCTTCTATACCTGGTATGCTTCATTTGGCTTGAACTACTGGTCATTTATTTCCTATTATTTAGGGGGGATTTTTACACCACTGGTGTATTTCTTTGATAACCAGCAGATGCCGGAATTTCTCTATTTCTTAACCTTGCTTAAATTCGGGTGTTCCGGTTTGGCGTTTTGTTATTACAGCTTGGAGACCTTCAAGCTGCCGAAATGGGGGCCTGTTGGGCTGAGTATTTCCTATAGTTTGATGGGGTTTACCTTGGCCTTTTCAGAGATGGTGATGTGGTTAGATACCTTCATTTATTTGCCATTGATCATTCTGGGGATTCATCGGGTACTGGAGAAACGAAAACCAGCACTGTTGTTTGTTAGTTATGTCTTGTTATTTATTTCCAATTTTTATCTGGCGTTCATGGCCGGGTTCTTTACGTTCCTTTATTTCTGTGCACGCGCACTATTGTTGCAAAAAGGGCAACGAAAACAGCCGATCGTTATGTATCTGACGACCTCCTTATTAGCAGGTGGGGCATCCATGGCGATGGTGTTGCCCGCCATTTTGGATTTGAAAAACAATGGGGAAGCGATGTCGAAGGTCCAAACGATCCTGACCGATGGCACCGGTCCATTGGACTTGATTGCCAAGAATTTCGTAGGGGTCTATGATACAACGATGTTTGGGGCAGTCCCTTTTGTATTTGTTGGGTTACTGTCTTTGATCCTCTGTCTGTATTTCTTTGTCAGTAGACAGACCACGAAACGAGAGAAGTTGGTTTATGGCGGTTTATTCGCTGTTCTGATTCTCAGCTTCTACTGGGAGCCGTTGAATCTGTTCTGGCATGGTCTGCACACGCCGAACATGTTTCCGTTTCGTTATAGCTTCGGCTTTTCTTTTCTAGTGATTGCTTTAGCAGGTTATGGCTGGGAGCGACTGGACAAACAGGGAATCGATCGGCTGTTGAATAATGTATTCATACTGGTCTTGTTGTTTACGGGTGTCAAATTAGTCGGTTCGTACAGTGGGTCCTACACTTATGTGACTATATTGTCCTTTGGGGTGACAGTGATCCTCTGCTTTGGCTATTTGGGTCTCTTGTTTTTACAGAAAAAGCGCTACACAAAATGGCTAGGCGTATTGTTTGTTCTTGTTATTAGTGTAGAGAGCGGGATCAATACGTACGGTATTTTTTCCGGCATTGAAGGCGAGTGGTCTTATCCGACAGTTGCGCTATATAACAGCTCTCATAAGGAGATCAAGAACTTGGTGGCGCAGACAAAGGCAGAAAATGAGTCCTTCTATCGTATGGAAACCTTAGATCCAGTGACAAAAAATGATAGCTTGGCTTATGGTTATAGTGGCGTGTCCATGTTTTCATCTATCCGAAATCGGCATTCATTGTCCTACTTACATGATTTAGGGTATCGTTCTTGGGACACAAATCTACAAATCAGTTATCTGAACAATACATTGTTAATGGATGTTATTTCAGGGATCAAATACAACCTGACCAAAGAAGACATGCATAAGTTTGGTTTTACTAAGAAAGCAGAAAGTGGCGAGTATGCGCTCTATGAAAATACGTATGCGATGCCCTTAGGTGTACTGACAGATGAGCAGGTCTATGAGGAAGGGAAAGTACAAAGCCAGACCTCTTTATTCAATCAACTGGCAAAGAAAGACTTTGACTACTACACTTTTATTGAGCCGGAGATGGTGGAACTGGACAATGTCGAGTTGGAAGAATCTGAAGGATTGGAGACCTATCGGGCGGAGGATGAAGAGAAACATTCAAAGAAAATCGTCACTTGGGAAGCTGTGATTCCGGCAGGAAAACAGGCCTATCTCAGCCTTTATCCCTATAACTACGAGGATCTGGAGACAGCGAATATTGAGCTGAAGGTTAATGGGACCAGTCAAAAGACTCGAATCAACATGACGGGTCAATACTACGATTTGGGAATGTACGAAGAAGAAACAACCATAGAATTTTCAGCGACTTTCACAGGTGGTACCGTATTCAGTTTTTTGACACCGGATATCGCTTTACTGGATATTGACTTGTTTGAAGAAGCGGCTACCACGATTCAAGAAAAGGGGGTTGCTTTCACTGTTTCTGGACGTACGGCAAAGGCTGAGGTGGTAACCGACGAAGAGCAAGTATTGTTTACTACAATCCCCTATGATCAAGGCTGGACAGTCTCCGTAGATGGAAAGCAAGTTGAGATACCTCGTTTTAAGGATGCCTTTTTGACTGTGACTATTCCTACAGGAACCCATACAGTTGCGTTTATCTATCTGCCACTTGGGTTAAAAACCGGTATACTACTAACGGTTAGTAGCCTTCTTCTTTTCAGCGGCTATCTGTTTGTCTTGAAGCGAAGAAGAAACGATCCATTTTATCAAGCATCGGTTGTTAGTGTAGGTGGCAATGGTCCGAAGCCAGCAAAAGAGGCTGAAAAAACTGATCCATCTGAATTTTCTAAATTGAAAGAAGCAAGCATTGAAGGCGAGAAGCCAGCGAAGGAACAATTTAGCAATTTTTCCGCTGAGTCGAACTCTAATAAATTTGTTCAAGAGAAAGACCCTTTTGATAATGATTCGTTGATGACTAGCTTTACTTTTAGTGATAGAGAGAATGAGTTTGGTTTTCAAATGGAAACGAAAACGGAAATAAAAGAAGCGTTACTGTTAGATGATCATGTAAATGAAGAACGGGATGAAGTCTCAGAATAACCGATTGGCTGAGCGAAAGCTTTTTTCGTTTATAAATAAATAGTTTTACAGTGCCGAGAGTGGGAGAAAATATTAGAAAAAATATTTGATGATTATTTATACGAATTAAAGATGATTGTATTTATTTTGCTTCCATTTGAAAATTGGCAGTACATCTTCCGTAAAAAATCCAAAAGTGGCTAGTCTATTTATAGAAATAATTTATTACTCAATGATTAGTGTTTGTCTACATGTAACGAATAATCACAAGAATAAAGAAGTAGAATAGCCTAGTTTATCCCTCAAGATCAACTTGATTAATAATTGATTAACGAGCCACTCTGCATTCTTTAATATGACAGAGTGTGGCTTGTCAGTCGATTATTTTCGTTCTGTTTAGCGCTAGCAACCAAAAAGGGGGGACTCAATTCTTTTGTATAGTGTCTTTTATGTCGAGGCAAATTGGCTATTGTATAGATTGGCGTAAAAAGATTCCTGATTCAATAGCTGTTGATGGGTTCCCTTTTC from Enterococcus sp. 9E7_DIV0242 includes these protein-coding regions:
- a CDS encoding LPXTG cell wall anchor domain-containing protein, which codes for MKNNIVHLIRLSMLLLLTVAGTAGVPTSFAAENGGAVQTNGVIQFYEETSSSSTTPSSSTSSSTVASTSSSTPITVPSSSEAPVTKPTGKYPSTGELVKTSLAVSGSALVVLVVLFFFWKRKKDAKEEGNG
- a CDS encoding WxL domain-containing protein — translated: MKLSIFSVSLLALLSFGVIHSGTTAYADPNVTNNGVVEFEGGYGKDVQDPEKPGNVVDPGPSPSTDGPLRIEFVPQLGFGQNKITKGDRLYEANAQLFFGDTGPRGNFIQVSDYRGTRGGWTLQVRQTAQFENPNTLNNQLKGAVISFDKSWVNSTWDLSKAPSVSKDIIQLDNIGDTYTLAEAAQGKGEGTWLIEFGASEENTNGQANTLSPSLTPSGEQIVDPAFENKPVYKNSAVTLSIPEATKIDPVPYTTVLTWILSELP
- a CDS encoding WxL domain-containing protein, yielding MKNTHKLCGAALLAVIGFAVAAPSATQADTSVKGDGIVEFEKGTTKPVTPPDTDGPVLPYPPANPDPSDLKIVAVTPLDFEKHAILADGSSQDYDVKAFNDANFGDMENFVEFIDNRVDGTDNTYKIEAEMTQQFTQGSSVLTGSTLTYKNVRVATNGTDGENALAPLGVEATPDALELNQKVLFLNHTDATSGRGFGQYKLAFGKRDIAADAEGSAQKSVTLTVPGTVAKKVGVYKAEITWSITAAP
- a CDS encoding DUF916 and DUF3324 domain-containing protein — encoded protein: MNKKWSVFICFLYIFSVLGITMTAHGEEKSEVLSGGGFSFEVVQPENQRDKNKGYFDLRMTPGQQQTVQIKLVNPTNIETTVSVKLNGAKTNKNGVIEYGPSTIENDASLISPFENLVKGPDEVKIPANSETTLDLEITMPTEAYDGVITGGIELQNLSSDAEENQTGAVINKYAYLIGMVLSETDTEVKPDMALNKVYPELSNYRNSIFVNFSNTQAAIVDDMTIDAQISKKGSDEVLYDTKSASMRMAPNSMIDFPISMQGERMIAGDYTAKIVVTTEADRWEWTEEFKITDEDADKFNGEDLNLLQEQGVDWKLIAMIVGGVFLLVVIVFVLIRRFSSNGKKKKKGNKKQSKKKSGKN
- the lepB gene encoding signal peptidase I, yielding MGEKKKQTRKKSETLEAIGHPNVASKKAIRKRQKKRTVHRKTNTKRKTIAKNNVNQLTKAVKQKRKRRPKQKKQVKKILFQLGISLLLTAGLVYLISLFTFTIQQMEGYMMAPTVADGEILFVNKRRAIRRFDLVLIKDEGDSSLSVRRVIGLPTERLFYKNDELFVNDIYQVERFLEKKLYESHQMGMILTPDFTLSQVIGETVIPKEEYFVMGDNRTYAQDSRDYGTVKKTQIIGVIKMRLFPFHKLSGL
- the lepB gene encoding signal peptidase I — translated: MEQKNNRRKRKKGAGNRPYRKKRSTQKQASKEPQSWLINGLLVMFLAGILFFLFAFQKHTVDGVSMAPTLKDGDRIIIQRTQELQRYNLITFEPKDQPGKSFVKRVIGLPGDAIRVGENTLYLNGDQSFSPDTDDLPDGTLKVSIAYEVQYALTGLTEIPEDHYFVLGDNRIQSNDSRSFGLISKKQIEGIVVFRYFPFASIGLLR
- a CDS encoding YfhO family protein; amino-acid sequence: MDKKGNTFINEKGRWLFLGFALPVVILILAYGLIGIYPGSEKSIMASDSFSQLSNFFASYNTMLKGEESIFYTWYASFGLNYWSFISYYLGGIFTPLVYFFDNQQMPEFLYFLTLLKFGCSGLAFCYYSLETFKLPKWGPVGLSISYSLMGFTLAFSEMVMWLDTFIYLPLIILGIHRVLEKRKPALLFVSYVLLFISNFYLAFMAGFFTFLYFCARALLLQKGQRKQPIVMYLTTSLLAGGASMAMVLPAILDLKNNGEAMSKVQTILTDGTGPLDLIAKNFVGVYDTTMFGAVPFVFVGLLSLILCLYFFVSRQTTKREKLVYGGLFAVLILSFYWEPLNLFWHGLHTPNMFPFRYSFGFSFLVIALAGYGWERLDKQGIDRLLNNVFILVLLFTGVKLVGSYSGSYTYVTILSFGVTVILCFGYLGLLFLQKKRYTKWLGVLFVLVISVESGINTYGIFSGIEGEWSYPTVALYNSSHKEIKNLVAQTKAENESFYRMETLDPVTKNDSLAYGYSGVSMFSSIRNRHSLSYLHDLGYRSWDTNLQISYLNNTLLMDVISGIKYNLTKEDMHKFGFTKKAESGEYALYENTYAMPLGVLTDEQVYEEGKVQSQTSLFNQLAKKDFDYYTFIEPEMVELDNVELEESEGLETYRAEDEEKHSKKIVTWEAVIPAGKQAYLSLYPYNYEDLETANIELKVNGTSQKTRINMTGQYYDLGMYEEETTIEFSATFTGGTVFSFLTPDIALLDIDLFEEAATTIQEKGVAFTVSGRTAKAEVVTDEEQVLFTTIPYDQGWTVSVDGKQVEIPRFKDAFLTVTIPTGTHTVAFIYLPLGLKTGILLTVSSLLLFSGYLFVLKRRRNDPFYQASVVSVGGNGPKPAKEAEKTDPSEFSKLKEASIEGEKPAKEQFSNFSAESNSNKFVQEKDPFDNDSLMTSFTFSDRENEFGFQMETKTEIKEALLLDDHVNEERDEVSE